A region of Vicia villosa cultivar HV-30 ecotype Madison, WI unplaced genomic scaffold, Vvil1.0 ctg.000986F_1_1, whole genome shotgun sequence DNA encodes the following proteins:
- the LOC131632676 gene encoding uncharacterized protein LOC131632676 translates to MPLSQVLQYLLKAKLVTLKDPPKFVNTASPNYDPKATCAYHSNATGHNADNCWALRNQVQDMIEAGEIEFDAPETPNVITTPMPKHDKTVNAIMDIVYIHDVRDLSTPLLKIKRQLIQAGLFPGCDPDCYYCARLPNGFSHGLKFEDVSVISKAPLKIPTKAPFKIFAEPRVAPIVITKPGPIPYSSDKAIPWNYGAEVYVQGTKQELESDKVLEDTNPGVDNIAGTSKVTRSGRVFSPEISPNTAPPTIIVTQMLMLVISMLSLLSCSKTHAKAMMKFLEAAHVPQDISVNQLENCIANLTTENYLGFSDADLSPSGKNHNKALHISIECGGTTLAHVLVDNGSSLNVMPTLVLDKLRPEGATLKSSDVIVKAFDGSMSAVHGEIELSIRKLKYPAKGKIVTVHGEEEYVVSFVDETKYVELTIEGFETPRQAFELVPQVISETKHVYTPPKSNKWGLGCTSKDQSEGKHPRPKGLKYHFISKGVNAISEDEYNCNLDKWVFPTSDKGLDNWETQDIVSISYNQE, encoded by the exons ATGCCTTTGTCTCAAGTCCTACAATATCTTTTGAAGGCTAAGCTGGTCACACTGAAAGATCCTCCGAAGTTTGTCAACACTGCAAGTCCAAATTATGATCCCAAGGCTACATGTGCTTATCATTCCAACGCTACTGGGCACAATGCAGATAATTGTTGGGCACTGAGAAACCAAGTTCAAGATATGATAGAAGCTGGCGAGATCGAGTTCGATGCTCCcgagactcctaatgtcatcactactccgatgccaaaacacgacaagacTGTTAACGCTATCATGGACATTGTTTATATCCATGATGTGAGAGATTTGTCGACTCCGCTTCTTAAAATCAAGAGGCAACTGatacaagctggtttatttcctgGTTGTGATCCTGATTGCTATTATTGCGCAcgcctacccaatg GTTTCTCTCATGGCTTGAAGTTCGAAGATGTGTCCGTAATTTCCAAAGCTCCGCTAAAAATCCCTActaaggctcctttcaagattttTGCTGAACCTCGTGTGGCTCCGATTGTTATTACTAAACCTGGTCCGATACCATACTCTTCTGACAAAgctatcccttggaattatggtgctGAGGTCTATGTCCAAGGAACTAAGCAAGAACTCGAATCTGATAAAGTTCTTGAAGATACCAATCCTGGTGTGGATAATATTGCTGGGACTAGtaaagtaacaagaagtggaagggtgttttctccagagatttctccgAACACTGCTCCGCCTACTATTATTGTTACCCAAATGCTGATGCTCGTG atctctatgctgtcactTCTGAGTTGTTCCAAAACTCACGCCAAAgccatgatgaagtttctagaagCTGCCCATGTGCCTCAAGATATCTCTGTCAATCAACTTGAGAATTGCATTGCAAACCTGACAACAGAgaactaccttgggttttctgatgctgatctgagtcctAGTGGAAAGAACCATAACAAAGCgctacacatctccattgaatgtgggggcacTACTCTGGCCCATGTTCTAGTGGATAATGGTTCATCTCTAAATGTGATGCCCACGCTGGTATTGGACAAACTCCGACCTGAAGGAGCTACGTTGAAATCTAGTGATGTGATTGTCAAAGCTTTTGATGGATCAATGAGTGCTGTACATGGTGAAATTGAGCTCTCGATCAGG aaacttAAATAccctgcaaaaggcaagattgTTACTGTCCAtggcgaagaagagtatgtggtaaGTTTCGTGGATGAAACCAAGTATGTTGAGCTCACCATAGAAGGTTTTGAGACTCCCCGTCAAGCATTCGAGTTGGTCCCTCAAGTAATCTCTGAGACTAAACatgtctacactcctcctaaa tccaacaaatggggtcTAGGCTGCACTTCTAAAGATCAGAGTGAAGGAAAACATCCTCGTCCCAAAGGTTTGAAGTATCATTTCATCAGCAAAGGAGTCAACGCCATTAGTGAAGATGAATACAACTGCAACCTGGACAAATGGGTCttccctacatcagacaaaggaCTGGACAACTGGGAGACTCAAGACATTGTTTCCATCTCCTATAATCAGGAGTAA